The following proteins are encoded in a genomic region of Cryptomeria japonica chromosome 11, Sugi_1.0, whole genome shotgun sequence:
- the LOC131076336 gene encoding GABA transporter 1: MNTELGSGNKEGDLNDTTKVQPLDAGALFVLESKGTWIHAGFHLTTSIVAPALLSLPFAFASLGWAAGVIFLTIGALITFYSYNLLSLVLEHMELQGNRQLRFRDVSYHVMGPMWAKFLVGPIQFIVCYGSVIGCTLLGGQTLKFLYTIYHPDGAMKLYEFIICFGGLMLILSQMPSFHSLRHINLVSFVLCFAYSTCAVIGCIQAGYSEKKSDKDYSLLGSTRNKIFAALNSFSIISTTFGNGIIPEIQATLAPPVSGKMFKALSICYAVVVSTFSSVAISGYWAFGNKAEGNIFSNFVPSEGPLFLPKWFLLMANMFVLLQGSAVGMVYLQPSFEVLEQKSADVRQGRFSLRNLIPRLILRTLAVAIAILLAAMLPFFGDVNAVIGAFGFLPLDFVLPMVCYNLTFRPSKRGIIFWVNTIIAGVFSIMTVLGCVAAIRQIFLDANNYKLFANI; this comes from the exons ATGAATACTGAGTTGGGTTCTGGTAATAAGGAAGGAGATTTGAACGACACAACAAAGGTCCAACCTTTAGATGCAGGCGCTCTCTTTGTCTTAGAATCCAAAG GAACATGGATTCATGCTGGCTTTCATTTGACAACCTCCATAGTGGCCCCTGCACTTCTCAGCTTGCCATTTGCTTTTGCCTCTCTTGGATGGGCTGCAGGAGTGATATTCCTTACCATTGGGGCATTGATCACTTTCTATTCATATAATCTCCTTTCCCTGGTGCTTGAGCATATGGAATTACAGGGAAACAGACAATTGAGGTTCAGAGATGTCAGCTATCATGTTATGG GACCCATGTGGGCTAAGTTCCTTGTAGGACCTATACAGTTTATAGTATGCTATGGATCTGTTATAGGGTGCACCCTGCTCGGTGGGCAGACTCTTAAG TTTCTATACACTATATATCATCCAGATGGAGCAATGAAGCTGTATGAATTTATCATTTGCTTTGGAGGGTTGATGTTGATTCTGTCTCAGATGCCTTCCTTTCATTCCCTGAGACACATTAATCTTGTGTCCTTTGTTCTGTGCTTTGCTTACAGTACTTGTGCAGTGATCGGATGCATTCAAGCAG GTTATTCAGAAAAAAAATCTGACAAAGATTATTCTTTGCTTGGTAGTACAAGAAACAAAATATTTGCAGCTTTGAATTCTTTCTCAATCATTTCTACCACATTTGGTAATGGGATCATTCCAGAGATTCAG GCAACTCTGGCACCTCCTGTATCAGGAAAGATGTTCAAAGCATTGTCTATATGTTATGCAGTGGTGGTGTCCACATTCAGCTCTGTGGCAATTTCAGGCTACTGGGCATTTGGCAACAAGGCAGAGGGAAATATCTTTAGCAATTTTGTTCCATCTGAGGGGCCTCTGTTTCTTCCCAAATGGTTTCTACTCATGGCTAACATGTTTGTGCTTCTCCAAGGATCTGCAGTTGGAATG GTGTACTTGCAACCATCATTTGAAGTTCTAGAACAAAAATCTGCAGATGTGAGACAGGGTAGATTTTCTTTGCGAAATCTGATACCCAGGTTGATTTTAAGGACGTTAGCAGTAGCTATTGCCATACTTTTGGCTGCAATGCTTCCTTTCTTTGGAGATGTTAATGCAGTGATTGGTGCTTTTGGGTTTTTGCCATTGGATTTTGTTTTACCTATGGTCTGCTACAACCTCACTTTCAGACCTTCTAAAAGAGGCATAATATTCTGGGTCAATACCATTATTGCTGGAGTATTTTCTATCATGACCGTTTTGGGATGTGTTGCAGCTATTCGTCAGATCTTCCTGGATGCCAACAATTATAAACTTTTTGCAAATATATGA